A part of Limihaloglobus sulfuriphilus genomic DNA contains:
- the groL gene encoding chaperonin GroEL (60 kDa chaperone family; promotes refolding of misfolded polypeptides especially under stressful conditions; forms two stacked rings of heptamers to form a barrel-shaped 14mer; ends can be capped by GroES; misfolded proteins enter the barrel where they are refolded when GroES binds) yields the protein MAKQMIFETAAQNQLKEGLSRLAETVKVTLGPTGKNVLLHKSFGSPKVTKDGVSVSKEIELAEKFQNMGAKMVNQVASKTSDNVGDGTTTATVLAEAIYTEGLKYVAAGANPVAVQKGINKAAQVVTDFIKESSKTLKGHADIAKIAAISANNNTEVGEMIANAMDKVGKEGVIEIEEGKGMETELHVVEGMQFDRGYISPYFMTDPNTLQAVLEDAYILLCEKKISNLRELVPLLEKVAQVDAPLFIVAEDIEGEALTALVINRLQGVLKICAAKAPGFGDRRKAMLQDMAVLTGGMVITEDLGIKLDAIELEQLGRAKKIAVGKDDTTIIEGGGKKKDISARCDQIRGMIEKTTSDYDREKLQERLAKLTGGVAVIKAGAATEAEMKERKDLLDDALCATKAATEEGVVVGGGVIFLRAISKVADGRSKVKGDEKLGYDIVAKALKAPTRQIVNNGGLDGDVIVEQVLEKTGNTGYNAATGEFTDLVKAGIIDPAKVSRCALQNAASVAGLMLTTNVLITDYDEKKDDELIAGAVC from the coding sequence ATGGCAAAACAAATGATATTTGAGACGGCGGCGCAGAATCAGCTCAAAGAAGGTTTGAGCAGACTTGCTGAAACCGTCAAGGTAACACTCGGTCCTACGGGCAAAAATGTACTCCTGCACAAGAGCTTCGGCTCGCCCAAGGTAACCAAAGACGGCGTTTCCGTAAGTAAGGAAATCGAGCTTGCTGAGAAGTTCCAGAACATGGGCGCAAAGATGGTCAACCAGGTAGCCAGCAAGACCAGTGATAATGTCGGCGACGGCACAACCACAGCAACAGTTCTGGCTGAAGCTATCTACACCGAAGGCCTTAAATATGTTGCTGCCGGGGCAAACCCTGTCGCGGTACAGAAAGGCATCAACAAGGCCGCCCAGGTAGTTACGGACTTCATTAAAGAAAGCTCAAAAACACTTAAAGGACATGCGGATATAGCCAAAATAGCCGCGATAAGTGCGAACAACAATACCGAAGTCGGAGAGATGATCGCCAATGCTATGGACAAAGTCGGCAAGGAAGGCGTCATAGAGATCGAAGAGGGCAAAGGTATGGAAACCGAGCTCCACGTAGTCGAGGGTATGCAGTTCGACCGCGGATACATCTCGCCTTACTTCATGACCGATCCCAACACGCTCCAGGCTGTCCTTGAGGATGCTTACATTCTCCTTTGCGAGAAGAAAATATCAAATCTTCGCGAGCTTGTTCCGCTTCTGGAAAAAGTCGCGCAGGTTGATGCTCCCCTTTTCATCGTTGCTGAGGATATCGAAGGTGAAGCCCTCACAGCATTGGTTATAAACCGTCTCCAGGGCGTACTGAAGATTTGTGCCGCCAAGGCCCCCGGCTTTGGCGACCGCCGCAAGGCAATGCTCCAGGATATGGCGGTTCTTACCGGCGGTATGGTGATCACAGAAGACCTCGGTATCAAACTTGATGCCATTGAACTTGAACAGCTTGGCAGGGCCAAAAAGATTGCTGTCGGAAAAGACGACACAACAATCATCGAAGGCGGCGGCAAGAAAAAAGACATATCTGCCCGCTGCGACCAGATACGCGGCATGATCGAGAAGACCACCAGCGATTACGACCGTGAGAAGCTCCAGGAACGCCTCGCCAAACTCACCGGCGGCGTAGCGGTGATCAAAGCCGGTGCGGCTACAGAGGCGGAAATGAAGGAACGCAAAGACCTGCTCGATGACGCTCTCTGCGCTACAAAGGCAGCGACAGAAGAAGGCGTTGTCGTTGGCGGCGGCGTTATCTTCCTGCGTGCTATCAGCAAGGTTGCCGACGGGCGTTCAAAAGTCAAAGGCGACGAGAAGCTGGGCTACGACATCGTTGCCAAAGCCCTCAAGGCTCCAACACGCCAGATTGTCAACAACGGCGGTCTGGACGGAGATGTAATCGTTGAACAGGTACTTGAGAAAACCGGTAATACCGGATACAACGCCGCAACAGGCGAATTTACAGACCTGGTCAAGGCAGGCATCATCGACCCTGCAAAGGTATCTCGCTGTGCTCTGCAGAACGCGGCTTCTGTTGCCGGACTTATGCTCACAACAAACGTTCTTATCACGGATTATGATGAGAAAAAAGATGATGAGCTTATAGCCGGTGCGGTTTGCTAA
- a CDS encoding dockerin type I domain-containing protein: MCLAANDWTDAAADGNPFYSDFLEPANWSLGNPANQSCRIFTPNLGSPVIGGDITVQQLIIGDNNDLGSCQVFVYSGGEISTQTDGHFYIGQNTNGNGIFNITGGKAYAAGKGRFVVGNKGTGTLNISNTGRGEAFVILAGNQSGSHGCINISEGGYLHCRDWSAIGYNGHGTLHMTGGVYYSENARLIVAPWWVTPQSGHVQLDGGVIDVPNFEIGPAGEGNIGTMDVKNGKLIVREFDRVAYLKAVAAEGRISAFGGDGELNIVWDGSDTIVDARQYLPQQAHLPIPAIGEAVKNTSLTLEFTPGTGAVSHDIYLGTDFDAVSSAARGVGDIDGDGRTDPADIAAIAAQWLSGTAAEPADLNSDGSINLKDISIFAANWKQSAAGEFKGNTTAAGWSTGELASGTTYYWRVDEISPSGITKGLVWEFTTPLPPGTWHVSPDTLISGQNTDIRLIYTNGSEALPAGSLHHVLIEPLSVQSLFHCKPSVDYEIVPHIGTLPNIVLHQEPTNGVGFTEVTFTFPDGLAAGDSFAMKMGNSGAGGIIGLVNPVPVHSLTFETYSDFGDGEVSWLSKGWAGSLGRVDIEPAAAAAMRLFLPSLVETSSEFRLRLSVTDMFDSAANPAFAGTITLSSNGLTGLPTDVTCTPADNNSIVISGLSAAAEGIYRISASILGIGTFESNPCVVRDIVERPIYWGNIHNHGCYSEDWGDDMDNFYSFARDISGMDYVAASDHTATTPTLTANGSRLLMWRLNRHVSRLEAWLDTIETANRYNQPSDFVTLVGYENGFEDAGHYNVYYENPTAENMSDIYTDTRVDIDTFRSYIAAKDVLCIPHKHAAYFEYSLLDDTIVNSAGKQLTPVIEVYSDWGGSFSPYGTWNTESLFGGLRSVSGKSYQWAVENGYDIGLISDSDSHTGLPGRRNPGGIAPNHDHPQGITAAMTNDYSRRGIMDCYHDKHTYGTTGERIFIDARINGAIPGDTLNVSGPFEFNVEIAATDLIDYIDLYRGLTLIERKYVGISRDITTTFNCPAVTGNKLPYMIMAVLKDENRAWTTPIWVNAN, from the coding sequence TTGTGCCTTGCCGCAAACGACTGGACAGACGCCGCGGCAGACGGCAACCCGTTTTATTCGGATTTTCTCGAACCGGCCAACTGGTCGCTTGGCAATCCGGCAAATCAGTCATGCAGAATATTCACCCCGAACCTGGGCAGTCCGGTTATCGGGGGAGATATCACTGTGCAGCAGCTTATCATCGGTGATAACAATGACTTAGGGTCATGCCAGGTCTTTGTTTATTCCGGCGGTGAGATATCTACCCAGACAGACGGTCATTTCTATATAGGCCAAAACACCAATGGAAACGGGATATTCAACATTACCGGCGGGAAAGCCTACGCGGCGGGTAAAGGCAGGTTTGTAGTAGGCAATAAAGGCACCGGCACTCTTAACATATCGAACACCGGCAGGGGGGAGGCGTTTGTAATTCTTGCCGGAAACCAGAGCGGCTCGCACGGATGTATAAACATCTCCGAGGGCGGTTATCTTCACTGCCGCGACTGGTCTGCGATCGGTTACAACGGACACGGAACCCTGCACATGACCGGCGGTGTATATTACAGTGAAAACGCCCGCCTTATTGTAGCTCCCTGGTGGGTAACGCCGCAAAGCGGGCATGTCCAGCTTGACGGAGGTGTTATTGATGTGCCCAATTTTGAGATCGGGCCCGCCGGCGAGGGCAACATCGGGACAATGGATGTAAAAAACGGCAAACTTATAGTTCGTGAGTTTGATAGAGTCGCATATCTTAAAGCTGTCGCGGCAGAAGGACGGATTAGCGCGTTCGGCGGAGACGGCGAGCTTAATATTGTCTGGGACGGGTCAGATACAATTGTGGATGCCCGTCAATACCTGCCGCAGCAAGCGCACCTGCCAATACCGGCAATCGGCGAGGCGGTCAAAAATACATCACTGACTCTGGAATTTACCCCCGGCACGGGTGCCGTATCACATGATATATACCTTGGCACAGATTTCGATGCTGTGTCATCAGCCGCCCGCGGTGTCGGCGATATAGACGGCGACGGCCGAACTGATCCGGCAGATATCGCCGCGATTGCCGCTCAATGGCTCAGCGGTACAGCGGCAGAACCGGCTGACCTCAATTCTGACGGCTCAATAAATCTCAAAGACATATCAATTTTCGCGGCTAACTGGAAACAATCCGCCGCCGGCGAGTTCAAGGGCAACACAACCGCAGCCGGCTGGTCAACCGGAGAGCTGGCTTCCGGAACAACATACTACTGGCGGGTTGACGAAATAAGCCCCTCCGGCATAACCAAAGGGCTTGTATGGGAATTCACAACCCCGCTGCCGCCCGGCACATGGCATGTATCTCCGGATACGCTCATATCCGGTCAAAACACAGATATCCGCCTCATCTATACAAATGGTTCAGAAGCTCTGCCGGCCGGCAGTCTGCATCATGTATTGATAGAACCGCTTAGCGTTCAGAGTCTTTTCCACTGCAAACCCAGCGTTGATTACGAGATAGTCCCGCATATCGGTACTTTGCCCAACATCGTCCTGCATCAGGAGCCGACAAACGGCGTGGGATTTACTGAGGTTACATTCACTTTCCCCGATGGCCTCGCCGCTGGAGATTCCTTCGCAATGAAAATGGGCAACAGCGGCGCCGGCGGCATCATCGGACTTGTAAATCCTGTGCCGGTACACAGCCTGACATTCGAAACATATTCAGATTTCGGAGACGGCGAGGTGAGCTGGCTTAGTAAAGGCTGGGCCGGATCGCTTGGCAGGGTAGATATTGAACCCGCTGCGGCTGCTGCGATGCGTCTGTTCCTGCCGTCTCTGGTTGAAACGAGCAGCGAATTCAGGCTCAGGCTATCGGTTACGGATATGTTCGACAGCGCCGCGAACCCCGCGTTTGCCGGCACAATAACACTTAGCTCAAACGGGCTCACCGGTTTGCCCACAGATGTGACATGCACACCTGCCGACAACAACTCGATAGTTATAAGCGGACTCTCAGCCGCGGCAGAGGGCATTTACAGAATATCCGCGTCCATTCTCGGAATCGGGACGTTCGAGAGCAACCCCTGCGTGGTTCGCGACATCGTCGAGCGGCCTATATACTGGGGCAACATACACAACCACGGCTGTTACTCCGAGGACTGGGGCGACGATATGGACAATTTCTACAGTTTCGCCCGCGACATATCCGGCATGGATTATGTCGCCGCCTCTGACCATACAGCAACAACGCCGACTTTGACCGCAAACGGCAGCCGTCTGCTGATGTGGAGACTAAACAGACATGTAAGCCGGCTCGAGGCGTGGCTGGATACAATCGAGACCGCAAATCGGTACAACCAGCCGTCGGATTTTGTGACGCTTGTCGGCTATGAAAACGGTTTTGAGGACGCCGGCCATTACAACGTGTATTATGAGAACCCGACGGCGGAAAATATGTCTGACATCTACACGGACACCCGCGTTGATATCGACACCTTCCGCTCCTATATCGCCGCCAAAGATGTGCTCTGCATCCCGCATAAGCACGCGGCGTATTTTGAGTACTCGCTGCTGGACGATACGATCGTAAACTCCGCCGGCAAACAGCTCACACCGGTTATAGAGGTATATTCCGACTGGGGCGGCTCATTCAGCCCCTACGGCACATGGAACACCGAATCACTCTTCGGCGGGCTTCGTTCGGTCAGCGGCAAGAGCTATCAGTGGGCGGTTGAAAACGGATACGACATCGGTTTGATAAGCGATTCTGATTCTCATACCGGTCTTCCCGGCAGGCGAAACCCCGGAGGCATAGCTCCCAACCACGACCACCCGCAGGGTATCACCGCCGCCATGACAAACGACTACTCACGCAGGGGGATTATGGACTGCTACCACGACAAGCATACCTACGGCACGACCGGCGAGAGGATTTTTATCGATGCAAGAATAAACGGCGCAATCCCGGGCGATACGCTCAACGTAAGCGGGCCGTTCGAGTTTAATGTTGAGATTGCCGCGACAGATCTGATAGATTATATTGATCTCTACCGCGGGCTTACGCTCATAGAGCGGAAGTATGTCGGCATTTCAAGAGACATTACAACAACATTTAACTGCCCGGCGGTTACCGGAAACAAACTGCCTTATATGATTATGGCAGTCCTCAAAGACGAAAACCGCGCATGGACAACCCCGATCTGGGTAAACGCGAACTGA
- the dnaJ gene encoding molecular chaperone DnaJ: MAAKKDYYEVLGVGRDASADQIKKAYRRMALKYHPDKNPGNKEAEAKFKECAEAYEVLSNEEKRKLYDQYGHEGLSGQGMHDFSHMNFDDISSIFGDMFGDIFSGSRRRRGSRRNAPQRGLDLEYAVVLTLEDVAHGVEKDITFTRQDSCPECSGSGCCKGSSPETCPTCKGSGQVVQSNLGGFFQMASTCPTCRGEGTIIKNPCPKCHGRGTVAVKRHLKVKIPAGVHEGQSVRVAGEGEPGKNGGPRGDLYCYVQLKQHPFLIRDGSNLIASVPVSFTQAALGDTIDVPSIDKKRKLKIRPGTQYGDVFRIKDQGLPDIRTGRKGDQLVRITIEIPRKLSKNQQELLMEFAKTEDKDLFPERQTFFEKLKNLFPK, encoded by the coding sequence ATGGCTGCTAAAAAAGACTACTACGAGGTTCTTGGCGTTGGCAGAGATGCCAGTGCGGATCAGATAAAAAAGGCCTACAGAAGAATGGCTCTAAAATATCATCCCGACAAGAACCCCGGCAACAAAGAAGCAGAAGCAAAGTTTAAGGAATGCGCAGAGGCTTACGAGGTTCTCAGCAATGAAGAAAAACGTAAGCTGTACGACCAGTACGGCCATGAAGGCCTTAGCGGTCAGGGGATGCACGACTTCTCGCACATGAATTTTGACGATATCTCCAGCATATTTGGCGATATGTTCGGTGATATCTTCAGCGGTTCCAGAAGGCGCCGCGGCAGCCGCAGAAATGCCCCGCAACGCGGGCTTGACCTTGAATACGCCGTTGTGCTTACTCTTGAGGACGTTGCGCATGGTGTTGAAAAAGATATAACATTTACTCGCCAGGACAGCTGTCCTGAATGCAGCGGCAGCGGCTGCTGCAAGGGAAGCTCACCAGAGACCTGCCCCACCTGCAAAGGCAGCGGCCAGGTTGTACAGTCTAACCTCGGCGGGTTTTTCCAGATGGCCTCGACATGCCCGACATGCCGCGGCGAAGGCACAATCATAAAGAACCCCTGCCCGAAATGTCACGGCAGAGGAACTGTAGCCGTTAAACGCCATCTAAAAGTCAAAATACCCGCCGGCGTGCACGAGGGACAAAGCGTGCGGGTTGCCGGCGAAGGTGAACCCGGTAAAAACGGCGGCCCGAGAGGAGACCTGTATTGCTATGTACAGCTCAAGCAGCATCCGTTCCTGATTCGAGACGGATCAAATCTTATCGCGTCTGTACCTGTGAGTTTCACCCAGGCTGCTCTCGGCGACACGATCGATGTTCCCAGTATTGACAAGAAACGCAAGCTCAAAATCAGGCCCGGCACGCAGTACGGCGATGTATTCCGCATAAAAGACCAGGGTCTGCCGGATATCAGAACAGGCCGCAAAGGTGACCAGCTTGTAAGGATAACGATAGAAATCCCACGCAAGCTCAGCAAAAACCAGCAGGAACTGCTCATGGAATTTGCAAAAACAGAGGACAAAGACCTCTTTCCTGAAAGACAAACCTTTTTTGAAAAGCTGAAAAACTTATTTCCTAAATGA
- a CDS encoding PEP-CTERM sorting domain-containing protein, producing MKKYTLILPPLIVLLMLAEVSQAIDYKLFTIADGEASRTSSDGTTRIMWADNSSSGSYARRAVLMFDTSQVSQYQLRGAELNMWGGRSSSDGVPTLSIRHYYYDAWSDSSVPYASTSGSLLAQTQIPEVLNSYYPNRNKYAISIGGNMPYDGDNRLSLVMTASGGSAAFYTRNTVSWDGSKGLEPYLAYRTWGATTTLNSTFNNDSLADTAWDVVSGGGSAQIVNHRNDRSAELTTGSPVKIQQSLDTPEDPFYILFDYEFLTTTGALEITLTNRDGVEFVAGELDAPGELAGKMNGAALHVTDPGWLYLDNVSLGFELDGITGSQIILDNVEFSNVPEPAAIAIFGLGALILKRRKR from the coding sequence ATGAAGAAGTACACACTGATACTCCCGCCTCTTATTGTCCTTTTGATGTTAGCCGAAGTCTCCCAGGCAATAGATTATAAGTTGTTCACTATTGCAGACGGTGAAGCTTCCCGAACATCATCAGACGGCACCACCAGGATAATGTGGGCCGACAACAGTTCTTCGGGCAGCTATGCCAGACGTGCGGTGTTGATGTTTGATACATCACAGGTAAGCCAGTATCAATTGCGAGGTGCTGAGCTGAATATGTGGGGCGGCCGCTCGAGTTCCGACGGAGTGCCTACACTTAGCATACGCCACTATTATTACGACGCCTGGAGCGATTCCTCTGTGCCCTATGCAAGTACATCCGGGAGTCTCCTGGCACAAACACAGATACCCGAAGTACTCAACTCCTATTATCCCAACAGAAATAAATATGCTATATCTATAGGCGGTAATATGCCTTATGACGGTGATAATCGACTCTCACTGGTAATGACAGCCAGCGGCGGCAGTGCGGCATTTTATACGAGAAACACAGTTTCCTGGGACGGCTCCAAAGGACTAGAACCCTATCTTGCATACAGAACCTGGGGCGCAACTACAACTCTCAACAGCACTTTCAACAATGATAGTCTGGCAGATACTGCCTGGGATGTTGTCAGCGGAGGGGGATCTGCACAGATAGTTAACCACCGCAATGATCGCAGCGCGGAGCTGACCACAGGTTCACCTGTAAAAATACAGCAATCACTCGACACACCAGAGGATCCATTTTATATACTGTTTGACTACGAGTTCCTAACAACTACAGGGGCCTTGGAGATAACGCTGACAAATCGTGATGGTGTTGAGTTTGTCGCCGGAGAGCTCGATGCGCCGGGTGAACTTGCGGGCAAGATGAATGGCGCCGCACTGCATGTAACCGATCCAGGTTGGCTGTACCTCGACAACGTATCTCTGGGGTTTGAGCTGGACGGTATTACAGGGTCACAGATAATTCTCGACAATGTCGAATTTTCAAACGTTCCTGAACCTGCAGCCATCGCGATATTTGGACTTGGAGCCCTGATTCTTAAAAGAAGGAAAAGATAA
- the groL gene encoding chaperonin GroEL (60 kDa chaperone family; promotes refolding of misfolded polypeptides especially under stressful conditions; forms two stacked rings of heptamers to form a barrel-shaped 14mer; ends can be capped by GroES; misfolded proteins enter the barrel where they are refolded when GroES binds) has product MSEKKLEFDSEARAALLAGVEKLASAVKSTLGPRGRCAIIDKGWGGPTVTKDGVTVAEEVDLLDKTENMAAKLVKEAASKTSKSAGDGTTTATVLTEAIFREGYKNLAAGADPMSMNRGIKAAVDASVKELKKLAKPIDMAKKNDIISIASISANNDAEIGKQMAEAFTRVGKDGVITVEEGKGLDTTVDFVEGMQFDRGYLSPHFVTDQDNMVCELEKPFILVYEDKISNVQKIVPLLEAVAKTNRPLIIIAEDVEGEALATLVVNKIRGVVNVAAVKAPGYGDRRKAMLEDIAILTGAEPIFKDLGIELDKVEVSQLGVAKKVTIDNDNTIIVEGAGEEAAIQGRIKQIRQEIETTTSDYDREKLQERMAKLTGGVAQINVGAASEAEMKEKKARIEDALHATRAAIDEGIVPGGGVALVRCVKAVESLKLSGDEKTGAMTVAKALTMPCFHIADNAGAVGNIVVNKVASGTGNFGYNANTDKYEDLVEAGVIDPVKVTRIALQNAASVAGLLLTTDCVVTELPKDEPEMPAGGMPGGGMGGMGGMGGMPGMGGMGGMPGMGMM; this is encoded by the coding sequence ATGTCAGAAAAAAAGTTAGAATTTGACTCAGAAGCAAGAGCCGCTTTGCTGGCGGGCGTCGAGAAGCTCGCCTCGGCGGTGAAATCGACGCTGGGCCCACGCGGCAGATGCGCGATAATCGATAAAGGTTGGGGCGGACCAACCGTAACCAAGGACGGCGTAACAGTTGCCGAGGAAGTCGATCTTCTCGACAAGACCGAGAATATGGCGGCAAAACTCGTCAAAGAAGCCGCGAGCAAGACATCAAAATCAGCCGGCGACGGCACAACCACAGCTACCGTGCTGACAGAAGCCATCTTCAGAGAAGGCTACAAAAATCTCGCGGCCGGCGCTGACCCGATGTCAATGAATCGCGGCATAAAGGCGGCTGTTGACGCGTCAGTCAAAGAGCTCAAAAAGCTCGCCAAGCCCATTGATATGGCCAAAAAGAACGACATAATCAGCATCGCCTCAATATCGGCTAATAATGACGCCGAAATCGGAAAACAGATGGCAGAGGCCTTTACACGCGTCGGCAAAGACGGCGTTATCACCGTAGAAGAGGGCAAAGGACTCGATACAACTGTTGATTTCGTAGAAGGTATGCAGTTTGACCGCGGGTATCTCTCTCCTCATTTTGTTACCGACCAGGACAACATGGTTTGTGAGCTTGAGAAGCCGTTCATACTTGTTTATGAAGACAAAATCAGCAACGTTCAGAAGATTGTTCCCCTGCTCGAGGCAGTCGCCAAGACTAACCGTCCGCTGATTATAATCGCAGAAGACGTTGAGGGCGAAGCACTTGCAACACTCGTCGTTAATAAAATACGCGGCGTTGTTAACGTAGCGGCAGTAAAAGCTCCCGGCTACGGCGACAGGCGCAAAGCGATGCTTGAAGATATCGCGATCCTGACCGGCGCTGAGCCGATATTCAAAGATTTGGGAATTGAGCTGGACAAGGTAGAAGTAAGCCAGCTTGGTGTCGCCAAGAAAGTAACCATCGATAATGACAACACAATTATCGTTGAAGGTGCCGGCGAAGAAGCCGCGATCCAGGGACGCATCAAACAGATTCGCCAGGAAATTGAAACCACAACCAGCGACTATGACCGCGAAAAACTCCAGGAACGCATGGCAAAGCTAACCGGCGGCGTAGCACAGATTAACGTTGGTGCAGCCAGTGAAGCCGAGATGAAAGAAAAGAAAGCCCGTATCGAAGATGCGCTGCACGCCACACGTGCTGCTATCGATGAGGGTATCGTTCCCGGCGGCGGCGTAGCACTTGTTCGCTGCGTAAAAGCTGTTGAATCGCTCAAACTCAGCGGCGACGAAAAAACCGGTGCAATGACAGTAGCTAAGGCTCTGACAATGCCGTGTTTCCACATCGCCGACAACGCAGGCGCAGTCGGCAATATCGTTGTTAACAAAGTTGCCTCAGGAACCGGAAACTTTGGATACAACGCTAATACAGATAAATACGAAGACCTTGTAGAGGCAGGTGTAATCGACCCTGTCAAGGTTACCCGTATTGCACTCCAGAATGCCGCATCAGTTGCAGGCCTGCTGCTAACGACAGACTGTGTCGTAACAGAGCTGCCTAAGGATGAGCCTGAAATGCCTGCCGGCGGAATGCCCGGCGGTGGTATGGGCGGCATGGGAGGAATGGGCGGTATGCCCGGCATGGGCGGAATGGGTGGTATGCCCGGCATGGGGATGATGTAA
- the groES gene encoding co-chaperone GroES — translation MKIKPLNDRVVVAPEEAQEKTSGGIYLPDKAKEKPLMGKVVAVGTGKLLDNGKRAPMSVSKGDVVAFGQYGGSDVKIDGKEYKILHESEILGVIEK, via the coding sequence ATGAAAATTAAACCTTTAAACGATAGAGTTGTAGTAGCTCCCGAAGAAGCACAGGAAAAGACAAGCGGCGGCATTTACCTGCCGGATAAAGCAAAGGAAAAACCGCTTATGGGCAAGGTCGTAGCTGTCGGTACCGGCAAATTGCTGGATAACGGCAAACGCGCCCCTATGAGCGTTTCAAAGGGTGACGTTGTTGCTTTTGGCCAGTACGGCGGAAGCGATGTTAAAATTGACGGTAAAGAATACAAGATTTTGCACGAAAGCGAAATCCTTGGCGTAATCGAGAAGTAA